The following are from one region of the Hydrogenimonas sp. SS33 genome:
- a CDS encoding response regulator, with product MIQENGYTVLYAEDEEIIRNAYIRVLSRYFKTVIGAKDGEEALKLYERHKPDIVIADIVLPGLSGLSLIERIRQSDDTTRTILMTAYSDTEKLLKATELNITKYLIKPVKKETLKEAIERAVQQLEKLKKPLLPLAGKFSYNKKENLLLYNGEPLTLSQNEECFISILTSKPGDFFPVAKIAELFYLNYDKDLSGNAVKSLIKRLRKKLPEKLIENRFGAGYRILPG from the coding sequence ATGATTCAGGAAAACGGCTATACGGTCCTCTATGCGGAGGATGAAGAGATTATCAGAAACGCCTATATCAGGGTCCTGTCACGCTATTTCAAAACCGTGATAGGCGCAAAGGACGGCGAGGAAGCCCTGAAACTCTACGAGAGGCACAAACCGGATATTGTCATTGCCGATATTGTTTTGCCCGGTCTCAGCGGCCTTTCCCTGATCGAAAGGATCCGCCAATCGGACGATACGACCCGAACGATTCTGATGACCGCCTACAGTGACACGGAGAAACTGCTCAAAGCGACCGAACTCAACATCACAAAATATCTGATCAAGCCGGTCAAAAAAGAGACGCTGAAAGAGGCGATCGAACGGGCCGTTCAACAACTGGAAAAGCTTAAAAAACCGCTTCTGCCGTTGGCGGGAAAATTTTCATACAACAAAAAGGAGAACCTGCTCCTCTACAACGGGGAACCTCTCACCCTGAGCCAAAATGAAGAGTGCTTCATCTCCATTCTCACTTCAAAACCCGGTGATTTTTTTCCGGTTGCCAAAATAGCGGAGCTCTTCTACCTCAATTACGACAAAGACCTCAGCGGCAATGCGGTCAAATCACTCATCAAACGTCTCAGGAAAAAACTCCCCGAAAAACTCATCGAAAACCGTTTCGGTGCCGGTTATCGCATACTTCCCGGGTAA
- the glyS gene encoding glycine--tRNA ligase subunit beta encodes MLKPLLIEIGVEELPAVPLLKILDEIEKSWAKILEANRLLCEFEFSYTPRRLVLWHPEFPTRQPDAEEELFGPPLQVAFRDGQPTRAAESFAQKCGVALSELGRGEKGGREVLYYKKSIPGVASETLLEEMVHTWIGSMRFGKMMRWGDRHDEFIRPVRWVLAMLDHRVVPMELFGVQSGDTTRIHRQVSFEPVKVASPKAYFETLQEGGVDLFADHRRETILEGFEAIEAKEEVEIGRDDELMDEVVAITEYPTPLMGRFDEGFLKLPPEVIMTSMKEHQRYFPVFKKGVLHNAFIVVSNAKTDDFSQVVAGNERVLKPRLADAMFFYENDLKNGLDPEGLRKIVFMDGLGSMYDKSVRESVIATGLADCYADRLEKETGKGRGELKALAERAAMLAKADLLTEMVYEFTELQGIMGYYYAKALGEDDLVAVAIRDQYLPAGEESDLPENLFAALTALAYKFDNLMGLFSVGKIPTGSRDPFALRRAAAGIIRIVEHFDISFDIAEMIERFKGEYAPFDTKALESFFEERLYKQLDANPSIIAAVLASGERDIAEIVKKVAALKAIAESDEFKEIFTTFKRVANISKDMDLEADLAIDPSLFEKPEEKALYEAFERVTAREYPDYETQLDALFGLKPELDRFFDHVMVNAEDEKLRRNRRNLVGAIYKAFKAVADIKEISV; translated from the coding sequence ATGTTAAAACCCCTTCTCATCGAAATCGGCGTGGAGGAGCTTCCCGCCGTACCGCTGCTCAAGATTCTCGACGAGATAGAGAAGTCATGGGCGAAGATTCTCGAAGCCAACCGGCTGTTGTGTGAGTTCGAATTCTCCTACACCCCCAGGCGGCTGGTGCTGTGGCATCCCGAGTTTCCGACCCGGCAGCCCGATGCCGAGGAGGAGCTCTTCGGGCCGCCGCTGCAGGTGGCGTTCAGGGATGGTCAGCCGACCCGCGCGGCGGAGAGTTTCGCCCAGAAGTGCGGCGTCGCTTTGAGCGAGCTTGGACGGGGAGAAAAAGGGGGCAGAGAGGTGCTCTACTACAAAAAGAGCATCCCCGGCGTCGCCAGCGAAACGTTGCTGGAAGAGATGGTGCACACCTGGATCGGCTCCATGCGTTTTGGCAAGATGATGCGCTGGGGGGACCGGCACGACGAGTTCATCCGCCCCGTGCGCTGGGTGTTGGCGATGCTGGACCACCGGGTGGTGCCCATGGAGCTCTTCGGCGTCCAGAGCGGTGACACGACCCGCATCCACCGTCAGGTCTCCTTCGAACCGGTGAAAGTGGCGTCGCCCAAAGCCTATTTCGAAACCCTCCAAGAGGGGGGCGTGGACCTCTTTGCCGACCATCGGCGCGAGACGATCCTGGAAGGGTTCGAAGCGATCGAAGCGAAGGAAGAAGTCGAGATAGGCCGTGACGACGAGCTGATGGATGAAGTGGTGGCGATCACCGAGTACCCGACGCCGCTGATGGGACGCTTCGACGAAGGCTTTCTGAAACTGCCGCCGGAGGTGATCATGACCAGCATGAAGGAGCACCAGCGCTACTTCCCGGTCTTCAAAAAAGGTGTGCTGCACAACGCTTTCATTGTCGTCTCCAACGCCAAAACCGACGACTTCTCCCAGGTGGTCGCCGGGAACGAACGGGTCCTGAAACCCCGCCTGGCCGATGCCATGTTCTTCTATGAAAATGACCTCAAAAACGGCCTCGACCCCGAAGGGCTCAGGAAGATCGTCTTTATGGACGGGCTGGGGTCGATGTACGACAAATCGGTCCGCGAGAGTGTCATCGCCACGGGGTTGGCCGACTGCTATGCCGACCGGCTCGAAAAGGAGACCGGCAAGGGGCGAGGCGAGCTCAAGGCCCTGGCGGAACGGGCCGCGATGCTCGCGAAAGCGGACCTTCTGACGGAGATGGTCTACGAATTTACGGAGCTTCAGGGGATTATGGGGTACTACTACGCCAAAGCCCTGGGAGAGGATGACCTGGTGGCCGTCGCCATCCGCGACCAGTACCTGCCCGCCGGCGAAGAGAGCGACCTGCCCGAAAACCTTTTCGCCGCCCTCACCGCCCTGGCCTACAAGTTCGACAACCTGATGGGGCTCTTCTCCGTGGGCAAGATTCCCACCGGCTCCCGCGACCCCTTCGCCCTCAGGCGCGCGGCGGCGGGGATCATCCGCATCGTCGAGCATTTCGACATTTCTTTCGACATCGCCGAAATGATCGAACGCTTCAAAGGGGAGTACGCGCCTTTCGATACGAAAGCCCTGGAGAGCTTCTTCGAAGAGCGCCTCTACAAGCAGCTTGATGCCAACCCCTCCATCATCGCGGCGGTTCTGGCCAGCGGGGAGCGGGACATCGCCGAAATCGTGAAGAAAGTGGCTGCCCTGAAAGCGATCGCGGAGAGCGACGAATTCAAGGAGATCTTCACCACCTTCAAGCGGGTCGCCAACATCAGCAAAGATATGGACCTGGAAGCCGACCTCGCCATCGACCCCTCCCTCTTCGAAAAGCCGGAAGAGAAAGCCCTCTACGAGGCGTTTGAGAGAGTGACGGCGCGTGAGTACCCGGACTACGAAACGCAGCTTGACGCGCTTTTCGGCCTCAAACCGGAACTCGACCGCTTCTTCGACCATGTCATGGTCAACGCAGAAGACGAGAAGCTGCGCCGCAACCGCCGCAACCTGGTCGGCGCCATTTACAAAGCCTTCAAAGCGGTGGCGGATATCAAAGAGATTTCGGTGTAG
- a CDS encoding PAS domain S-box protein, with protein MRTIDYREIVENCRDILWQTDKKGVVTYVNSAVQRVLGYKPSEMAGKSITSFLPATEKRLFRKLYHLMKKREEESFEGLVHSLIHKEGHTLLFEAGGYAFRDETGNLIGYRGICRKISGTKPEIEKSERELFGDRIILESVINTLPIRIFWKDRNFRYLGANRLFLQDLGFGTLQEIAGKDDYTLMKAETAEICRRGDLQILHTGRDMHGLEESFYSHSGEKMWISLYKTPLQDRYGNIFGILGAYIDITKIKQQELALKENTYRLKEAQRIAKIGYWDYNHRKRKILLSEETWQLIGQTPSDPEVDIGILFQMFPEEEWKRVRKSFLKTVTERAQQFEIFVKGNRRKGEETVFRLYAHIVYDYRRKPIGAKGVIQDVSESYRLHRENEVKQRLLMHQTRLAQMGQLLNNIAHQWKQPLAEINALLLNMDTDFRYGELDRQRFAHYYEQLEKTTAFMGETIETFQAYTIPHRETGPIAPSKALEKALSLLQSRIEKTGVSVNIRKRTQIRTIGTYQETVQVFLVLLNNALDAFETRSTRNPKIDIDIRERREGTENRCLITLCDNAGGISPDIAEEIFDPYFTTKFRDKGHGIGLYIAKMIVENLMQGSLSLADERKSLFRIELKGVS; from the coding sequence ATGAGAACCATCGATTACAGAGAGATTGTAGAGAATTGCCGGGACATACTCTGGCAGACGGACAAAAAAGGGGTGGTCACCTACGTCAACAGTGCCGTACAGAGAGTACTGGGTTACAAACCGTCCGAAATGGCGGGGAAGAGCATCACCTCTTTTCTTCCTGCGACGGAAAAACGGCTTTTTCGCAAACTCTATCATCTTATGAAAAAAAGGGAAGAGGAGAGTTTCGAAGGCCTGGTCCACTCTCTCATTCACAAAGAGGGCCATACCCTTCTTTTCGAGGCCGGCGGTTACGCTTTCCGGGATGAGACCGGCAACCTCATCGGCTACCGGGGTATCTGCAGAAAAATTTCCGGCACAAAACCGGAAATCGAAAAATCCGAACGTGAGCTTTTCGGTGACCGCATCATTCTGGAATCGGTTATCAACACCCTTCCCATCCGCATTTTCTGGAAAGACAGAAATTTCCGGTATCTTGGGGCGAACCGCCTCTTTCTGCAGGATCTCGGGTTTGGAACACTCCAGGAGATTGCGGGTAAAGACGATTATACGCTTATGAAAGCGGAAACCGCCGAAATATGCCGGCGCGGAGACCTGCAGATTCTTCATACCGGAAGGGACATGCACGGCCTGGAAGAGAGTTTCTACTCCCATTCGGGAGAAAAAATGTGGATCTCACTCTACAAAACCCCTCTGCAGGACAGATATGGAAATATTTTCGGGATTCTCGGAGCCTACATCGACATAACAAAAATCAAACAACAGGAGCTTGCCCTCAAAGAGAATACCTACCGGTTGAAAGAGGCCCAACGGATCGCGAAAATCGGATATTGGGACTATAATCATCGCAAAAGGAAGATACTCCTCTCCGAAGAGACATGGCAGCTTATCGGCCAAACCCCTTCGGATCCTGAGGTCGACATCGGAATACTTTTTCAAATGTTCCCGGAAGAAGAGTGGAAAAGAGTCAGAAAATCGTTTCTGAAAACGGTTACCGAACGGGCACAGCAGTTCGAGATATTCGTTAAAGGAAACAGGAGAAAAGGGGAGGAAACGGTTTTCCGCCTCTATGCCCATATTGTCTACGATTATCGCCGCAAACCGATCGGTGCGAAAGGAGTCATCCAGGATGTGAGCGAGTCCTACAGGCTGCATCGGGAGAATGAGGTGAAACAGAGACTGCTGATGCATCAGACACGACTGGCGCAGATGGGCCAGTTGTTGAACAATATCGCCCACCAATGGAAACAGCCTCTGGCCGAGATCAATGCACTTCTGCTCAATATGGATACCGACTTCCGCTATGGAGAACTGGACAGGCAACGGTTTGCGCACTATTATGAGCAGCTCGAAAAAACCACGGCGTTCATGGGGGAAACCATCGAAACCTTCCAGGCCTACACAATTCCCCATAGGGAGACCGGACCGATCGCCCCTTCCAAAGCGCTGGAAAAGGCGCTTTCCCTTTTGCAATCACGCATCGAAAAGACGGGTGTTTCGGTCAATATCAGAAAACGTACGCAGATTAGAACCATCGGCACATACCAGGAGACGGTCCAGGTTTTTCTTGTCCTTCTAAACAATGCACTCGATGCGTTTGAAACCCGTTCGACCCGCAATCCGAAAATCGACATCGATATAAGAGAGCGGCGAGAGGGAACGGAAAATCGGTGTCTCATCACCCTGTGTGACAATGCCGGAGGCATCAGCCCAGATATCGCCGAAGAGATTTTCGATCCCTATTTCACGACGAAATTCAGGGACAAAGGCCACGGAATAGGCCTCTACATCGCCAAGATGATCGTAGAGAACCTGATGCAGGGTTCCCTCTCTCTTGCGGACGAAAGAAAGAGCCTGTTCAGAATCGAACTGAAGGGGGTATCATGA
- a CDS encoding DUF2442 domain-containing protein, whose product MPGLIKGKEVHFDDHYLHVVLEDGRMISTPISWYPTLQKATISQLKNYRFICQESGIEWEELDYHLSIDGMLFRSEHAAA is encoded by the coding sequence ATGCCTGGTTTGATCAAAGGTAAAGAGGTCCATTTCGACGATCACTACCTACATGTTGTTCTTGAAGATGGCCGGATGATTTCCACTCCGATTTCCTGGTATCCAACCTTGCAAAAAGCGACGATCTCCCAATTGAAAAACTACCGTTTTATATGTCAAGAGAGCGGTATTGAATGGGAGGAGCTCGATTACCACCTGAGTATCGATGGCATGCTTTTTCGCAGTGAGCACGCTGCCGCCTAA